A window of Plasmodium malariae genome assembly, chromosome: 5 contains these coding sequences:
- the IF3a gene encoding translation initiation factor IF-3, putative has translation MLINFFLFFFAHVFFYFVNYSDYNYVNCFYMPNTFSTKFFYLKESNETTNYSEGRERYLQEKKMKQLKLKAENKSVKQLRITPRIAANDLLIKINSAKQFLLRRHRVKFVLTLRGREYSNIENVKRIFSKIHEELKTYGNSDSMRQNGNIVSQLFNLKAKRKNEI, from the exons atgttaattaatttttttcttttcttctttgctcatgtattcttttatttcgtAAATTATAGTGACTATAATTATGTTAACTGCTTTTACATGCCTAATACTTTCTCTACgaagtttttttatttgaaagaATCGAATGAAACAACAAACTACTCGGAGGGGCGTGAAAGATACTTGCAG gaaaaaaaaatgaagcagTTAAAGCTTAAAGCCGAAAACAAGTCCGTCAAACAGTTGAGAATAACTCCACG AATTGCTGCTAATGATCTGTTAATAAAGATTAATTCCGCGAAGCAGTTTTTATTGAGAAGACACAGA GTTAAGTTTGTTTTGACCCTGAGGGGACGAGAATACTCAAACATTGAAAATGTAAAGAggatattttcaaaaatacaTGAAGAATTGAAAACTTATGGAAATTCTGACTCGATGCGACAGAACGGAAATATTGTGTCGCAATTATTTAATCTGAAggcaaaaaggaaaaacgaaatttga